In the genome of Plectropomus leopardus isolate mb chromosome 19, YSFRI_Pleo_2.0, whole genome shotgun sequence, the window TGGGACAAGGAGACCAGGCTGGAGTGCTGAGATGACAGCGACGGGGTGTTTGCATAAGATGTGATGGGGTGTGAGGCCGAGTGGTTGAAAGGCAGCGAGTGAGGGTGGTCAATGAACGTGTTGGTGAACTGCTGCAGCTTGGCCAGACTGAGGCCAGATGACTGGGAGTAGTGCCCGCTGCCGTACTCCCCCTGGTGGTTGATCCGCTCATAGAGGGCGAAATTTGGGTTGCCAGATTCAGGGATGTCCGCCAGCTGCATGGTGGTGGTGAAGTTGGTGGGGATGGCACACTGTGCCATGGGCTGCTGCTGGCCGTGCTGACTGTGTTGATTGTGAAGGCTATGCTGAGCGTGCTGATTGTGCTGGCTGAGCTGATTGTGCTGCAGGTGGTGATTGTGGTGGTGACTATGCTGGTTGTGGGGATTGTGTTGACTGTGCTGGCTTAGCTGATTGTGAGGACCATGCTGATTGTGTTGGCTGTGCTGATTGTGTGGGCCGTGCCTGCTGTGGGAGTTGTGTTGACTGTGTTGGCTGCGCTGGCTGTGTTGACTGTGCTGGCTGTGTTGACTATGCTGGCTGTTGCTGGGAGGCCTCTCCACCACCACGCAGCCCTGCGGCGACTTGACGTTGCAGTGCGGCGGTGAGCTCAGGCTGTTTTGCTGAATCATCCCGCAGCTGCCAGGGTTCACAGCGGCCATTTGCTGGCTCACGGCGCAGCTGCTCTGGGCCAGGCCGCTGGGGGGGATGCTGCCGTAGGAGCAGCTGTTCTGGGAGGGGCCTGCCCCACAGATGCTGCCCCCCATGGTGGAGTCATAGCTGCTGGGGTTCTCGTAGTTCTCCGTGGTGCTCTCGATGCTGCCCAGATCGCTGAAGCCGCTGTCCACCACCTGCTGCGAGTGGTCCGACACCGACGGCACATCCATCATGGGGCTCGTCTCCATGTTGTGGAGCGAGGGCACTGAGATGGCACTGTGGTCAGGGCTGATCTGAGTGTAGCCGCTCTCCAGGATGGAGACCGCCGGGCTGTTAACGGAGCGTACTGACTGGCTGGGATGGGACTGCGCGGAGGAAAGGGGACTGCTGTGGTCTGACTGGGGGCAGTCATCCAGCGAGGTGAGCTGGGGGCTCTGGGCCACGTGGGCGTAGGTCTGCAGGGGCCTGCAGGGCTCCTGGCTCTCCACACAGTCCTGGAAAACATTCTCCCTCTCAGTCTCCTGCGTCAGGGACTGAACTGCTTGGGCCGTCTCTGAGTCAATCTCTGTGCAGATTGGGGGATCCTCCCTCAGCACGGGACTGAGCGCTGGCCTCTCCGCAGGCTGAGGAGGCGGGTGATCCGGACAAGGACTTGATGtgctctcctcctctgactCAGAGTCTACAGGATTATCAGAGTCTACAGCTGCTACTGAAGCGACTGCTACTGCTTCAGGTGGTGGTGTTGCTACTGTCGTTTCCGTCGCTGCCTCCTGGGTGCTTTCTGCAGCGGTAGCTGGTTCCTCTTCACTACACGGCACTGTAGAAACCTGCTGACTCAACTCAGAGTCATTGTCTTCTTTTGGATCTAAAAAAGCTGGGGTGCATTCCGGTTCTTCTTTCGAACTCTCTTCCAACTCTGCTTTACCGCTCTCAGGTTCTGCTGTCTTACTCTGActgtcatcttcatcatctgcaTCGCGATCCTCGACTTGAGTTCTCtgctcgtcctcctcctcctcctctgcgtTGTCATTCTCCAGTGATTCAGCACCCGCTGCGCTCTGTTCCACATCTTTGGCTGGGGAGTCCTGCCCGTGTTCACTCTCCTGCTGGTCGTCTTCGGGTGGCTCTGGGGAATCACCTCTGTCCTCAGGCCTGGGGGTCGTGGCTACAGGTGAGGCGGCAGGCGAGCACACTGGAGACGCCACAGGCGATCCTTCAGGGGAGCTCGACTTCTGGGAGACATGATCAACTGGACTCGGGGGGTCGGAGAGGAGCCTGTCTAGCGTTACATCAGGACTTGCTGAGCCTCTGCCTGCTTTGCTGCCCTCATCTGCGCTGATAATATCCTGGTCTGGTTCCTCTTTTGCTTCTTCAGTGTGAATATGGTGCTGCTCCGCCTCCATTGGGGTTTCAGGGGGGGTGTAAAGGTTGAGTTTGAAACCCATCTTTCGTTCGTTCTTGAGTCGCCATTTAGGAGGGCCACGTTTCACTCCTTTCGGCCAGCCTTTCTTCCGTTTCACTGGACGGGGTCTGCTGGGTCTCTTAGAGAGGATGTCAGCTCCTACAGGtcagaaatgaaaatacacTTTAATGTTCTGCCAGAGAAATACAACACACTGCTGTTTAACTATTTAATGAGAGATAATGTGTATTTATGACAGTCAGGATGCAAATACCTTCACTCCAGTGCTCATGATTGTctttctgtgcatttttctcCAGCCTCGGGCGACCTCTCCGCCTTTTCATTGGTGTAATTGGTGTCTTgtcctcctgttcctcctcctcatcttcttcttcttcctccatcTCGCCCACTCTGCAGGTGCGCTCCAGCAGGGGCATAGGACGCTCGTCCTCCGAGTTATCGAACGGCTCGTTCAGCACCTCCGTCGTCTCTGAGATGGTTTCTGTTGTTACACTGCTGtttattctctttcttttacGCCCTCTCTTCTTGAGCACAATGGttctctgcaaaaacaaaagaggagtCAATGGAATCAAAAGAAAAGCTCCATCAGAGTcgtataaaaaaaactgaaaacaagggCACTAGGTGGATGACCTCCATGCGGAAATAGCAGAAATTCATTCAggtttttgtgttaaatgtaaaatgttgaaaCCACACTGTGAGACTAAATGTTTGAGCGACGCAGCCTGGTGTGGAAAACCACAAATGAGACGGGCAGAGTAAGCAGAAACCACAGTCTATATTTTACATTCCCCAGTTGTTTCCCACTGGCTGCCTACGACTCGACCGCTTTCCTCTCCGAAATCCTCCACAAGAAGAATGTGAAATCAATACTGTAACTAATGCACTAAATAAACTCCGACAGCCAGCGTCCTTCTTTTCTGGTTTCcatactgttttgtttttttaaaaaggtctcCCTGACATCATGCAGCCGGCTGTAATATTATCTCCAGCACAAGGGGGCAGTGCCATATAGACAGAACAGATGTGAGAAGCACAGAGGAGGGCAGTAAATTAACCATGACCATTGACAATAGTACAAGGTTTAGCCTGCACAGTCTCGACAccagcagtgaaaacacaatcTATTATCTACAGCTGCAGGCACACGGGGAGGCTCCAGATGACAGGAGGAAGCCACCGAACCCTCCACTGAATTCATGAATATTTATCAAACCTTTCCATCTCACCAGAGTACACAACACGGCCTCTAATGAAGGAAAATATCTAATGATATACATTCAATTCCACTTTGTCCGGGAATAAAACTCCACATAATCAATGAGATAATCCcacttgggggaaaaaaaggacttgTGGTGATGCAAATGCAGTGATTCacaccaacaaacaataaaagtcaCCTTTCTCTTTGCTGCAAGCATCGCATGAGCTTTTGTTAGGATGGGTGGTGAGCCATCGGAgtcgtcatcgtcatcgtcgTCTTCATCGGCTTCATCATCACTCACTTCCTGCGCCTGCTGGATGCGCCTGGTCCATGACATTGCGGGGCGGCGTTCGTAGGTCCTGTAGGGAACCTTACAGTGGACCTTCGTGAGAGGTTGCCTGCTGCCGTGAGTCATCATGAagccctctctctcctccttctcccagCAACTGGCCTGCTCCTTCAGTCGCTCAGCCTGGTAATTAAACAGACAAGACGCATTATCTCTGGGAAAGGCGCACGCACGTCTCCCAACATCTGAGCAATGAGGCTAATGGGAAAACAAGAGATTGGAATTAACATCATGACAAATGAATCATTGCAGGTTCCTCCTGATAATAAGAGCAGCGTCCTGATTGGA includes:
- the kat6b gene encoding histone acetyltransferase KAT6B isoform X3, whose amino-acid sequence is MVKLANPLYTEWILEAIQKIKRQKQRPSEERICHAVATSHGLDKKTVLEQLELSVHDGSILKVTNKGSTSYKDPGNPGRVGSIPPANVSVPSKESIWNSSDLRHIDWNKILKRAIEGLDDTHGSSLKNIERYLRNQDDLLNIVDNPAFRQRLRLAAKRSVNNGRLLKNGPRYKLSHGSAEARGARCPSASPLVLSSVTLLPHERDQLRVDPIPICSFCLGTKESNRDKRPEELLSCADCGSSGHPSCLKFSPELTSNVKRLRWQCIECKTCSSCRIQGKNADEMLFCDSCDRGFHMECCDPPLSRMPKGTWICQVCRPKENGKKLLHKKADQIKRRYAKPIGRPRNKLKQRMSVTSGDGSMVALGGRGSPGHNGELRVKQEAQADFAAMSRDHVTEEDIEMFTHVQEVAVQRTGSLMNTDSVRCPALIEFGKYEIQTWYSSPYPPEYSRLQKLYLCEFCLKYMRSKNILQRHTKKCGWFHPPANEIYRKDDLSVFEVDGNVSKLFCQNLCLLAKLFLDHKTLYYDVEPFLFYILTKNDEKGCHLVGYFSKEKLCQQKYNVSCIMIMPQYQRQGFGRFLIDFSYLLTRQEGQAGSPEKPLSDLGRLSYLAYWKSVILEYLYKHPDKHISVKGISRATGMCPHDIAATLQQLGMIDRQDGRIVLIRRERLIQRHMESLRANPRRNEVDPDGLRWTPSTTPNAVLSEEEREAEMDAERLKEQASCWEKEEREGFMMTHGSRQPLTKVHCKVPYRTYERRPAMSWTRRIQQAQEVSDDEADEDDDDDDDSDGSPPILTKAHAMLAAKRKRTIVLKKRGRKRKRINSSVTTETISETTEVLNEPFDNSEDERPMPLLERTCRVGEMEEEEEDEEEEQEDKTPITPMKRRRGRPRLEKNAQKDNHEHWSEGADILSKRPSRPRPVKRKKGWPKGVKRGPPKWRLKNERKMGFKLNLYTPPETPMEAEQHHIHTEEAKEEPDQDIISADEGSKAGRGSASPDVTLDRLLSDPPSPVDHVSQKSSSPEGSPVASPVCSPAASPVATTPRPEDRGDSPEPPEDDQQESEHGQDSPAKDVEQSAAGAESLENDNAEEEEEDEQRTQVEDRDADDEDDSQSKTAEPESGKAELEESSKEEPECTPAFLDPKEDNDSELSQQVSTVPCSEEEPATAAESTQEAATETTVATPPPEAVAVASVAAVDSDNPVDSESEEESTSSPCPDHPPPQPAERPALSPVLREDPPICTEIDSETAQAVQSLTQETERENVFQDCVESQEPCRPLQTYAHVAQSPQLTSLDDCPQSDHSSPLSSAQSHPSQSVRSVNSPAVSILESGYTQISPDHSAISVPSLHNMETSPMMDVPSVSDHSQQVVDSGFSDLGSIESTTENYENPSSYDSTMGGSICGAGPSQNSCSYGSIPPSGLAQSSCAVSQQMAAVNPGSCGMIQQNSLSSPPHCNVKSPQGCVVVERPPSNSQHSQHSQHSQHSQRSQHSQHNSHSRHGPHNQHSQHNQHGPHNQLSQHSQHNPHNQHSHHHNHHLQHNQLSQHNQHAQHSLHNQHSQHGQQQPMAQCAIPTNFTTTMQLADIPESGNPNFALYERINHQGEYGSGHYSQSSGLSLAKLQQFTNTFIDHPHSLPFNHSASHPITSYANTPSLSSQHSSLVSLSQTPHRVPNPQVQATMTPPPNLSSPPPMMLQRNMGIPPSQRIQPQMASKSHISARSKSAPLSHHQQQMYARPTQTVAMQAPSRTLAAMPRMNMSVNIMPAPAYNVNSMNMPSLNAMNGYSMSQPMMNSGYHGNHAYMNQSPQYSMQMGMMGTQPYPQQPMQAPPHGNMVYTPAGHHGYMNTGMSKQSLKGPFIRR